The proteins below come from a single Sorghum bicolor cultivar BTx623 chromosome 4, Sorghum_bicolor_NCBIv3, whole genome shotgun sequence genomic window:
- the LOC8076222 gene encoding uncharacterized protein LOC8076222: MPPPPPPLMDEVVEEVLLRLPPDSPASLVRAGLVCKRWFHFHLVSDPGFRRRFLDFHGRAPPMLGFMMYSRSATRFVPMSASGGLQPHANLSGLKACDSRHGRVLLRNTGSECHSSIHIVVWNPITGEQLKLPEPPRWNPHEWTAAVLCASAAGACDHLNCHRGPCIVVLVGTASYKHFACIYDSEAGAWSEPTFAPHSGSSTIDRSVRSTLVGNTLYFVLHEFGSNQRKISPYNYQNILEYNLGTRRIAVVQLPRSRSSWLIREPFGPIELTTMEDDGRLGFVRVEHYSSLFLWSREVEEPAGWVLRKTIQLDNLLPGIPWKWACWRFLVGSAEGAGTVFLTLKDELFTIHLRSGRVTKVYTHRGSCLTVPYINFCTPGTKASMTT, translated from the coding sequence ATGCCGCCGCCTCCACCACCGCTGATGGACGAGGTCGTCGAAGAGGTCCTGCTCCGGCTCCCACCCGACAGCCCGGCGAGCCTCGTCCGCGCCGGCCTCGTCTGCAAGCGGTGGTTCCACTTCCACCTCGTCTCGGACCCAGGCTTCCGGCGTCGGTTCCTCGACTTCCATGGTCGAGCACCACCCATGCTCGGCTTCATGATGTACTCTCGTAGCGCCACTCGCTTCGTTCCCATGTCCGCCTCCGGCGGCCTGCAGCCCCATGCCAACCTCTCCGGATTGAAGGCGTGCGACTCGCGCCATGGCCGCGTCCTCCTCCGCAACACTGGGTCCGAGTGCCACAGCTCCATCCACATCGTGGTCTGGAACCCTATCACCGGCGAGCAGCTGAAACTCCCCGAGCCGCCACGGTGGAATCCACACGAGTGGACCGCCGCGGTACTCTGTGCCTCCGCCGCCGGTGCGTGCGACCATCTCAACTGCCATCGCGGACCCTGCATCGTGGTCCTTGTGGGCACCGCATCTTACAAACATTTTGCTTGCATCTATGACTCGGAAGCTGGCGCATGGAGTGAGCCAACCTTTGCCCCGCACTCCGGTAGCTCCACTATTGACAGATCCGTGCGCAGCACCCTTGTGGGGAATACACTCTACTTCGTGCTCCACGAGTTTGGGAGTAACCAGCGAAAAATCAGCCCGTATAATTACCAGAATATCCTCGAGTATAATCTGGGCACAAGGAGAATAGCAGTTGTACAGCTACCTAGATCGCGCAGCAGCTGGCTAATACGCGAACCCTTTGGTCCAATTGAGCTCACAACCATGGAGGACGACGGTCGCCTAGGATTCGTAAGAGTGGAGCATTACTCGTCGCTTTTCCTCTGGTCGAGGGAGGTTGAAGAACCAGCAGGATGGGTGCTAAGGAAGACCATTCAGCTCGATAATTTGCTCCCTGGCATCCCATGGAAATGGGCTTGCTGGCGTTTTTTAGTTGGCTCTGCGGAAGGTGCTGGTACTGTATTCCTGACGTTGAAAGATGAGCTCTTCACGATTCATCTAAGGTCTGGCCGGGTGACCAAGGTTTATACACATCGGGGCTCATGTCTCACCGTTCCCTACATCAATTTCTGCACTCCGGGTACAAAAGCATCCATGACGACCTGA